In Triticum aestivum cultivar Chinese Spring chromosome 5B, IWGSC CS RefSeq v2.1, whole genome shotgun sequence, the following proteins share a genomic window:
- the LOC123113958 gene encoding protein FLC EXPRESSOR yields the protein MAGRRAPHVMSLHDSGPPLLGRAPQHPQPGDDRDEPPHGALLHHPRGGPAQHPAVAALEDRIVARDRDIQEFLVDNQRFAATHVALQQQLISAQHELRAVSIAGTRARMEREADVCNIADQAARIEAEARSVAGARVEIEQVHADVRVLAAARNELMDRLKGLREQLGCAQSNSAKSENVRSQIETMRREIQKGRAAVEFEKKAHADNLLQSKAMEKNMIAVASEIERLRGELLNAEKRATAVTTAAAVTNPGYAQPYSSSEATYATMYGNPEAAYAAYGSAEATYAGTYANSDAYSTTNQAQTRTDGNQHYMAQPVHYAQYEGQQQQQQQHTDAQR from the exons atggccggccgccgcgcgccgcacGTCATGAGCCTCCACGACTCCGGCCCGCCGCTGCTCGGCCGCGCGCCGCAGCACCCGCAGCCCGGCGACGACCGCGACGAGCCCCCGCACGGCGCCCTCCTCCACCACCCGCGCGGGGGCCCCGCGCAGCACCCCGCCGTGGCGGCCCTCGAGGACCGCATCGTCGCCCGGGACCGGGACATCCAGGAGTTCCTCGTCGACAACCAGCGGTTCGCCGCCACCCACGTCGCGCTCCAGCAGCAGCTCATCTCCGCGCAGCACGAGCTCCGCGCCGTCTCCATCGCCGGCACCAGGGCCCGCATGGAGCGCGAGGCCGACGTCTGCAACATCGCCGACCAGGCCGCGCGCATCGAGGCCGAGGCGCGCTCCGTCGCCGGCGCGCGCGTGGAGATCGAGCAGGTCCACGCCGATGTGCGGGTGCTCGCTGCCGCTCGCAACGAACTCATGGACCGGCTCAAAGGCCTCCGCGAGCAGCTAGGGTGCGCGCAGTCCAATTCCGCCAAGTCGGAGAACGTCCGCTCGCAGATTGAGACCATGCGACGGGAGATCCAGAAGGGCAG GGCTGCGGTTGAATTCGAAAAGAAGGCACATGCTGATAACCTTTTACAAAGTAAAGCAATGGAGAAAAATATGATTGCTGTGGCTAGTGAGATTGAGAGGCTTCGGGGTGAGCTTTTAAATGCTGAAAAGCGGGCCACTGCTGTCACCACAGCAGCAGCTGTAACTAACCCTG GGTATGCTCAACCGTATAGCAGTTCTGAGGCGACATATGCCACAATGTATGGCAATCCCGAGGCAGCATATGCAGCATATGGCAGTGCTGAGGCAACATATGCTGGAACATATGCCAATTCTGATGCTTATAGCACCACTAATCAG GCTCAGACTCGCACCGATGGCAATCAACATTACATGGCCCAGCCGGTTCACTATGCGCAGTACGagggccagcagcagcagcagcagcagcacaccgATGCGCAAAGATGA